The window AGCTCTAGTTAAGTCCACTTCGATAAACTTCGCTCGCGCAAATTTGGCTTGACTTAGATTAGCTCCACATAACTTAGCTCCCATCAAGTTAGCATCAGTTAACATCGATCCCTCCAGATTAGCATCGGTTAAGTCTGCTTCTCGCAAATCAGCGTCAAATAAATTGACTTCTTTTAAATTAGCACCGCTGAAGTTAGCCTTAACAAGATCCGCTCCCCTCATATCCGTTCCCTGTAAATCGGTTTTACACAGAGAAGCACCGCGCATATTGACAAATTCTTTGCGTTTTTCTCTTCTGAGATTAGCTCCTCGCAAACAAGCACCAATTAAATTAGCACCGCTTAAATCGACGCCGCGTAAATCAGCCATAATTAAATTAGCGTCGAGCAAATTAGCTAGACTCAAATTAGCATCTCTTAAATTAGCTCTCTGTAAAATCACACCGTGTAAATTCGCTCCATGGAGGTTAACCCTGCTGAGTTCGGCTTGATTGAGATTAGCACCACTGAGATTACTTTCTCCCAGGTTTGCGTCGCTTAAATCCGCTCTGTTGAGATAAGCAAAGACTAAACTAGCGTTGTGCAGATTAGCTTCATGCAAAATAACTCCAATTAAATCGGCGCCGTCTAAGTTCGCTCCCCCTAAATTAATTCCACTGAAATCAACTTTTCCTGATTTGTATTTGCTGATTAATTCTGTTGCTTCCATAATAACTAATTCGTTTCGTAAAAAGACATGATAGATTTGATGATAACTGCAGCAGTCTGGAGGTTTAATTCTCTCTCTATGCTAGCTTCAGCGATAGAATGGAGTAAAGTTTCGATCTCTATTAAAGATTGATAGCGCGCTTTAATTTTACTGACTAAATCGTCTAAAGTACATGATTTTAACTTAGCCCAATCTTTATCATTGTTTTGAAACTGATGGTAAACTAGAGAAAATAAAAGTATTTTTACCCGCAAAGGGTTACTATACTGCATAATATCTAGTCGCCAATCAAAGGACGTATAAATAATAGTTTTTTTCTCTTCATTTTGAATGGTTTCATGCTGTTTAACAATTGTTTCTGCTTCAATTAACTGTTGCTTTTGTTGAGGTAAAGTTAAATTTTCTTCTGGTTCTTTACTCATAATCAACGTTTGATTAGAAAGTTGAGTGTCTCCTTCCTCGGTTTGATAAAGCTTAGACATTTCCTGGGTAATGGTTTCAGAAACTGCTAAATACAGGTGCTGTCTATTTAAAGTAGCAACTAAATCACTAAATGCTTTTTCTAAATCTCGAAAATTGGGATATAATTCTCGCAAACTTAAAATTAATTCCTGAAAGTTGTAGCCATTAATCGCATTGATATCGCTTTCCCATTGGTCTTTAGCTAGATAAAACACTAATTTTTTGATCCTAGCTAACTCTGGATGTTGATTTAAGTTGACAACAATATTAGTGAGCATTGAATCTGGTACATTATCTCTAATTGATGACTTAATTGCAATTACTCCAGTAGCACCATCAGAGTCTTGATAGAGAAGACCAAGTTTAGCAATAATTAAATTAGCTAATTCTGTATACACATTCTGACGGTTGAGAGTATCAACGGATTGATATAAAGAGTCGCTCAACTCGTCTAAGGTTGAATTAGCTTGATACAATTGCTCTAAAAGTTGTTCTAAAGTTAAATTGTTGAGAACTTCAACGTCATTTTCCCAGTTACTAGTAGAAGTATAATAAATTAGTTTTTTTAAGCGCTGCAATTGCTTATGTCCTTGTAATTGTAGGGCGATCGCTTTCAAATTGACTGTTGCTGAAGATAATTGCATAAGCTTTTGGTCTATAAATTGTTGGTTAATAAAAGAACCAGATACTTATCTCTATGTTAACTTTAAGATTTGCAGCTACAAGAGTTTATTCGTGTACTCTGGGAATATTGCCAGTCATCTTCGCCTGTCGTCGCTACTCAAGTTATAGAGCCTATAATATAGAATATGCCCAAAAAAAGATTAAAACTAACTTTTCTAGATAATTTAAGATTTAAGCGATCGCCTCAGATTGTTATACTAGGGGGAAGTTTTAACAATAAAAATGCTAAAAATTTTTGTACTGCTAATAATATTTTGTGGGGTACTATTGGGTTATCCCGATCTTTCTCTAGCTTTTGACTCCGGAAACAATTATAATCTTAGGGAATGTCCCCTGCCAAATACTACCAATTTAAAAGCAACTTACTCAGTAAAGACTATGGCTAGTACCAAACTTTTATCACAGGAAGAGTTAAATCAAGCCCTCCAAGAGTTAAAGGGTTGGAGTATTGAAAACAACAAACTCCACAATCGCTTTCAGTTTCAGTCTTTTGTAGAAGCATTTGGCTTTATGACCAGTTTAGCGCTAGTAGCCGAAGCCATGGGTCATCATCCGGAATGGTTTAACGTTTACAACCGAGTCACCATCGACTTAACGACTCATGACGCTGGGGGTATTACCAAGTTAGACGTGGATTTGGCTAAAAAAGCCAACGAATTAGCAGAAAAATGCTAATTTTTGCCACCTAGACACCAGACAGAGAAATGCTTAAACGGAGGACTGTAGATAGATGATTCACTTGATTGACGAGGTGATTCGTCACCGCCGCAGTTGCAAGACTTTTGACGGTAGTCCAGTGTCCCACGAGACTATCAACGAACTGCTTGAACTAGCTATTCTAGCCCCAATGCACAGGCGAACAAACCCGTGGCGTTTTCGCGTCCTCGATAAGTCGGCTCTCGAACGGTTGTGCGCATGGTGGAGCGATCCTACAGAACTACGCGCTGGCGCCGAGGATCCAGATCAAGCTCAGCTCAAAGCAAAGATTTTCCAAAACCAATTAGTTCCGAAACTTGGAGCGGTGATCGTGGTGACCACTCAGCGAGACGTCAACCCGATGATCAATGTTGAGAATCGCGACGCAGTGGCAGCAGCAGTACAGAACATTCTCCTTGCGGCTGAAGGTCGGGGTCTGGGGGTGGGGGTATTTTGGAGTACGGGACCGCACTGGCGCTCTACCGCTACGCAAGACTGGCTCGGCATCGATCGCGAGAGAGAGGCTTTGGTTGCCGCGCTATCTATCGGTGGTAAGACTGGTCATTTCAAAATACCTCCACGATTACCTCTTACGGAAGTGACTGCTTGGCTTTAAACGTCTAATCTGATAACTTTCTCTGGACTTTTTCTAGACGAGTTTCTATAGTTTCCCAGACTTGATCTTTTTTCTCGATGATTTCGCCGGGATAATCTTCCAGAATTTTAGTAGATAAAGAGATACGTTTTTTAATTTCGTCCAACTCAATGATGATCGCTTTGACTGATTCACCGATACGAAACAAGTTAAAGAGAGACTCAATATGTTGATTACTGATCTGCTTAATATGAAGCAATCCAGTAACGCCATTTAAATCCACGAAGACACCATAAGACTCGATTCTGGCAACTTTTCCTTCTACTAGATCGCCTTGTTGCAATTCACTCATAGCAGCAGTTCGCGCCATTTGTCGTTGAGAGAGTACTAGTTTATTACGTTCGGGATCTACTTCGAGTAGATTGGCACTGAGTGATTGACCTACTAAAGATTCCAGGTTATTTTTTTGCACAAGATGCGATCGCGGTATAAAACATCTGAGTCCTTCGATTTCACCAGTCACACCGCCTTTATTAGTTCCGCTGACGAACATTTCTACTGTTTCGCCGTTTTCTTTTACCTCTGCTAGACGTTCCCAAGCGTGTTGCATCGCTAACTGGCGCAAAGAAACGGTAATTTGACCTTCCGCATCTTGTTCTTTGACAATTAAAAAGTCTCTTTCGCTGTCTAGGGGAATAATCTGGGCTAAATCACTAGCTGTTGTGACTGGTATCTCCCGTAAAGGCAAAAAAGCGAGAGATTTGGCTTGAATATCGACGTAGACCCCTTCTAGGCTATGTTGTACTACCTTTCCAGATACGACCTGTCCTATGTTAAACTGAAATTCGTATCCTTCTAAAGCTTTGGCAAAATCGTCCATGGAAAAAGAGGGATTTTGCTTAGGGGATGACATTGATTCTGAATTCATGACTATACTAATTAAGGACATAACTAAATTATAAAGGTGTAGGGGTAATCAATACGGGTAAAGGGGAAAGGGGTAAATTTTTAATCAGGTAAAAAACCAAAATCTAAAATTTCTGCAGGTGTAAATGGGCAATTGGTGGGAAATATTCCTCTGTCTAATCCTGTTTTTTGAATTACCCTGGATAAAGCTTTAGGATAAATTCTCTCGATTTCTTGACTAAAATGGTTATAAAGAGTTTTTGATTCCAGTAAATCCTCTAAATTATCTCGAAAACTTTCAATTTCTTTTTCCCAACTGCGAGAACATCTTTCCTTTTCTGATACCCAATAACGGTACAGTAATAAGTGAATCAAAATTTGCTTTAGATAACTACTTACTTTGCGTCTTTGCTCATTTCCCAAAGCTTCTATTTCCTCAGTCAAATGCTCCCAGTCTAAATTAACAATATCTCTGTCCTGAAGTTGTTTAACGGTTTCATCTACCCATAAAACAAAATCTTCTCTGTAGAGTTTAGCAATGGAGGATTGATTGTTGGTAATCATAGTTCTCGGTCGAAACCAAATTTATCTTTGATCTGGGTATTAAAATATTGCCCCAAAGATGGGGTTGTTTTGAGTTCTTGGTAAATGGTTTCGGGGACGTCTTGGTATCGATAGACGCTACCATTGTTAAATACTACTCTAAGAATTTTATGAGTGCTATCGTAGTCCCAGGATTCTATAACCGCACTTTGGGATTTTAAAAGAGGAAAAGCGATCACATCTCGAATACTAGGAGAGTCTGTTAGTAGCATGATGAGGCGATCGATCCCAATCCCTAAACCACCCGTAGGGGGCATTCCGTATTCTAGTGCGGTTAAGAAGTCTTCGTCTACGTCGTTGGCTTCTACATCTCCTAAGGCTTTTTTAGCTGCTTGTGCTTCTAATCTTTGCCGTTGATCGATAGGATCGGTCAATTCAGAAAAGCTATTAGCTAGTTCTCTTCCTACTGCGTACAGTTCAAAGCGTTCTACTAACCCTAGTTTACTGCGATGGGGTTTAGCTAGGGGTGAAATTTCCAGAGGAAAGTCTAGGACAAAAGTGGGCTGAATCAAGGTTGCTTCTACTTTTTCCTCGAAAACTAGATTGAGTAACTTGCCGAGACTAGTGCAGTCATTGGGTATATTTATCCCTATAGCTTCTACAGCAACTTTAGCGGTGTTAAAGTCGTCAAATTGAGTGAAATCTAAATTAGTTTTCTCTCTGACTAACTCTTGCATCGTAATTTTTGACCAGGGAGGTGTTAAGTCGATGAGTTGTTCTTGATAGGTTATTGCTAATTTACCGAGAACTTCTTGGGCGATGGTACTGATTAAATCTTCTGTCAGCGCCATCATGTCGTAATAATCGGCGTAAGCTTGATAAACTTCGATGGAGGTGAATTCAGGGTTATGACGAGTGGAAACGCCTTCATTGCGGAAAATGCGCCCCAATTCAAATACTTTTTCAAAGCCTCCCACGATGAGGCGCTTTAGATGTAGTTCTGTAGCGATGCGTAGATACAGGTCCATCTCCAAAGTGTTGTGATAGGTGATAAAAGGGCGTGCATCTGCCCCTCCTGCTTCACTTTGTAATACTGGGGTTTCGATTTCCAAAAAGTCTTTAGCTTCTAAATAACGGCGAATGGCAGCGGTTATTTGAGCGCGTCGGCGAAAGGTTTGTCTGACTTGAGGGTTGACGATTAAATCAACGTATCTTTGACGGTAGCGTTTTTCGGTATCGGTTAAGCCATGCCATTTATCGGGCAAAGGTAGGAGGGATTTGGTCAAAATGGCGTATTCTTGTACGTAGATTGATAATTCACCTTTTTCGGTTTTTTTAATAGTACCTTTTACTCCGAGAATGTCCCCTGTGTCTGTAAGTTTTTTAATTTGCTCAAAGGCTTTGGGGGGTTCTGACATGAAGGCTTCGATACGGTTTTTTTCTAAGTATAGTTGTATTGTACCTGTCTCGTCTTGCAGACTGAAGAAGGCCAATTTCCCAAAAACTCGACGGGCGATGATTCTACCCGCTACAGCGACTTGAGTATCTATTTCTTCTCCTGGTGAGAGATCAGCGTATGTTTCTTGTAGTTCGGCGTTGTGATGAGTTGATTTCCAATGATAAGCGTAGGGGTTGAGTCCTAAATCTTGAAGTTGTTGGACTTTCTCAAGACGTGTAGCGCGTATCTCTTCGAGGCTAGAAGTATTTTGGGTTTTGGGTTGCTTGGATTCTGAAGACATCTGGTCCTGTGGCAGGCGTCAATAACTTGATTTAATTATACAGCGATCGCGCCTGGGTTAAGACCAGATCTAGCTAAGATATTCTGATATTGTCTGAGTTAAGACGAGGTTCGCCTTGGAGTACAGCAATCTCTGTTAGGGGAATATCATTTGTCTGATCTAAGTAAGCGAGTATTCCCTCCCTACGACTGTAAACAAAACCCAGAGTAAAATCATCATCTAAGTCATCCAAACTAGAAACAGAGGTAAACGCAGCATCATCGAGAGTTCCTCTGCTTAAACTTCCGCCAAAACCCGAACGAGAAACAGAAATTAAATCACTGGTACGAAAATCAGTAATAACATCGGTTCCTGCT is drawn from Gloeocapsa sp. PCC 73106 and contains these coding sequences:
- a CDS encoding S1 RNA-binding domain-containing protein — encoded protein: MNSESMSSPKQNPSFSMDDFAKALEGYEFQFNIGQVVSGKVVQHSLEGVYVDIQAKSLAFLPLREIPVTTASDLAQIIPLDSERDFLIVKEQDAEGQITVSLRQLAMQHAWERLAEVKENGETVEMFVSGTNKGGVTGEIEGLRCFIPRSHLVQKNNLESLVGQSLSANLLEVDPERNKLVLSQRQMARTAAMSELQQGDLVEGKVARIESYGVFVDLNGVTGLLHIKQISNQHIESLFNLFRIGESVKAIIIELDEIKKRISLSTKILEDYPGEIIEKKDQVWETIETRLEKVQRKLSD
- a CDS encoding DUF29 domain-containing protein; the protein is MITNNQSSIAKLYREDFVLWVDETVKQLQDRDIVNLDWEHLTEEIEALGNEQRRKVSSYLKQILIHLLLYRYWVSEKERCSRSWEKEIESFRDNLEDLLESKTLYNHFSQEIERIYPKALSRVIQKTGLDRGIFPTNCPFTPAEILDFGFLPD
- a CDS encoding pentapeptide repeat-containing protein; protein product: MEATELISKYKSGKVDFSGINLGGANLDGADLIGVILHEANLHNASLVFAYLNRADLSDANLGESNLSGANLNQAELSRVNLHGANLHGVILQRANLRDANLSLANLLDANLIMADLRGVDLSGANLIGACLRGANLRREKRKEFVNMRGASLCKTDLQGTDMRGADLVKANFSGANLKEVNLFDADLREADLTDANLEGSMLTDANLMGAKLCGANLSQAKFARAKFIEVDLTRANLEGSVFPDAKFMRSNLSYANLSFARMSRVDLSRANLTEANLSEAQLIEAFCARTNFTKANFSGANLLRAEISSANVFGVNWQGATLSDGKVHS
- a CDS encoding nitroreductase family protein; its protein translation is MIHLIDEVIRHRRSCKTFDGSPVSHETINELLELAILAPMHRRTNPWRFRVLDKSALERLCAWWSDPTELRAGAEDPDQAQLKAKIFQNQLVPKLGAVIVVTTQRDVNPMINVENRDAVAAAVQNILLAAEGRGLGVGVFWSTGPHWRSTATQDWLGIDREREALVAALSIGGKTGHFKIPPRLPLTEVTAWL
- the lysS gene encoding lysine--tRNA ligase: MSSESKQPKTQNTSSLEEIRATRLEKVQQLQDLGLNPYAYHWKSTHHNAELQETYADLSPGEEIDTQVAVAGRIIARRVFGKLAFFSLQDETGTIQLYLEKNRIEAFMSEPPKAFEQIKKLTDTGDILGVKGTIKKTEKGELSIYVQEYAILTKSLLPLPDKWHGLTDTEKRYRQRYVDLIVNPQVRQTFRRRAQITAAIRRYLEAKDFLEIETPVLQSEAGGADARPFITYHNTLEMDLYLRIATELHLKRLIVGGFEKVFELGRIFRNEGVSTRHNPEFTSIEVYQAYADYYDMMALTEDLISTIAQEVLGKLAITYQEQLIDLTPPWSKITMQELVREKTNLDFTQFDDFNTAKVAVEAIGINIPNDCTSLGKLLNLVFEEKVEATLIQPTFVLDFPLEISPLAKPHRSKLGLVERFELYAVGRELANSFSELTDPIDQRQRLEAQAAKKALGDVEANDVDEDFLTALEYGMPPTGGLGIGIDRLIMLLTDSPSIRDVIAFPLLKSQSAVIESWDYDSTHKILRVVFNNGSVYRYQDVPETIYQELKTTPSLGQYFNTQIKDKFGFDREL
- a CDS encoding 4a-hydroxytetrahydrobiopterin dehydratase, which codes for MASTKLLSQEELNQALQELKGWSIENNKLHNRFQFQSFVEAFGFMTSLALVAEAMGHHPEWFNVYNRVTIDLTTHDAGGITKLDVDLAKKANELAEKC